aggcgttaagttcggccgggccgaacattggatacccatcaccgcgggtatatatgtaaaccacctttcgtcaaaatccggtgaaaaatgcattcaaatgcatttggaccaaatactgataagtacaagtcattgttcaatgggtctgaaccataaacgacacgggtgtcgaaaagccttacataagtcactgtgtcaaatttcagtgaaatcggataataaatgcgccttttatgggcccaaaaccttaaatcgatatatcggtctatatgacagttatatccaaatctggaccgatctgggacaaattgaagaaggatctcgaagggccctacacaactcattgtaccaaattttggcaaaatcggaaaacaaatgcgccttttatgggctcaagaccttaaatcgggagagagCATGTGCTCCGACAGACGATTAGTTTCGCGGATTTCaagaatgcaaatgcaaattttgcccatgaacactaaggaacaggggcaaacttctcacatatcaatgagttcagtccgattcaagtttaagtacaatgataaggagcctcctttttatatccgagtccgaacggcgtaccgcagagcgacacctctttggagagaagttttatatggcataatatctcacaaatgttgccagcattaggaggggaaaaccaccgctgaaaattttttctgatggtctcgccaggattcgaacccaggctttcaccgtcattggcggacatgctaacctctgcgctacggtggcctccggagtTTCAATGACTCACTGTTTTTCTCCTTATGTAGGAGATTTCATGGTGGAGAATATAAACTCGAACTGTAAATTTAAATATGTTCTGCTACTTTCGCATGTTTGTGCCAACTCTGTAGAGCTATTGCCCCATCATAGCCGTCAATAATGATTATGGTGGCTCAGCTAGCTGACTTAACTTGAATGAATTACTGGGCATCCTTGCGCCCACCAAGAAACCACATCAATGTTCCGCTACATTGAATCATTTGTTAAAATAAGTTCTTTTTACGAAATGATTTCAACATGTTGCAGCAACATTGTCAAATTTCGTAGATTTTAAATGTACATGTATATTAATTCCAGCGAAAAATGACAATCAGctgtttataaattttttagtttCAAACGTTgtctttttaatttgttttgtgtAGAGATAATATGAATAATGAAATACACTGCACCCGTCTAAAAGTCTATGTGACTCCATAAACTCTAAGAATTCAACAACAACCCCTGCTCCAGTGCCCCCATCCATGCAAATAGAGGGACCGGAGATATTTAGGACACTCCCAGCCCAAAGCGTCCTCTCCGAGAAGACAAACACAAAGTCGCCATCGAAGAATGGTCCGCCCGGCATACAGTCCTTCGCATCGCCAAAGCCATGTAATCGTTCCACTCCAGAGGCCTTTCGCAGAATAAACGAATGCCCGAAATCAGAAGAACGTCATGTCGCTGACTGCCTCAGTTAGAAGGCAGACCTCAACGCCACGACCTCTACATAAAAGTGCAAAGGTCTGGTGTGGAGTTTAGTGCTGCTCTCGGGGCACACCTTCTAGCCCCCGATATCAGCACTGCCTTTATAGCCTTTACCTTCTGCATCATACCGAGTAGACTCACCCTCTCCAGGGTCATGTGCCACACCAAGCGCCCATAGGTGGGATCCAAGTTCTCAAATCCTGGCTATTGAGTTGTGCCATGATAAGAGCGCACTCAGCCTCCGTTTAACTCTCTCCTCAACGTTCATTCTCCACTTATAGCCTTCCGAGAGAGCGACAGTTCACTTCTTCCAGGACCGGTCCCCTAAATTCCCCATACTACCTCCTTCTAGTGAACAACACCAGCTCTGCCTTTTTGCGTGGAGGCACCTCGCCCTCTCCGAGAACTTCTGTATTTCGTTAAACAAGGAATCATAGAGGATTTTAAATGTGTACAGAGTATTGGTGGTCCTGACGGCATTAGAGATAATGTCAATGAGGGAATGGCGAATGGAGCAGAATATCATGATATATGTGGACAGTCAGTCGTTGTAAAGGCTCTAGCGAGGAACTATGTGAAGTCGAGactggttagaagatgcaaagagcttctttTGGGCAAGAGGAAGGACTTTCAGTCTCAGGGCTGCGGGGTCGGTGTTAGCGGTTAGCTGTTGAGCATGCTTGTCCTAACTTCCACTTCAACATCGACCTGAGGTCGGAGAAAAAAACGACAGATGGTGGGTTTTGTGTGGTCCCAGGTTACAATCACACAAACACATCCCACACGTTGGCATTAATCGTAGCACTGTAGGAGTTGAGACAGAGAGGTTTGCCGCGGGCGGTCAATTTCTGCAGGTGCAATGTAGTCTCCAATGGCTACATTCACCTGATAGCTGGTATCCGCATCCATTTGCGAATTATAAAATCCTTTTAACTTTCTAAAATAAAAGAACGCCTGGCCAGTATGTTTATTTTGTGTAAGTGTCGTATCTTTATTACATTGCGTGGTAAACATCTGttctaaaaccaaatttctagggtataaatattaacaaaaaactTACACCCttaaggttggtactatattcgcttttcgcgtttttttttcgccgattactttttaGATTTCCCTTATAACttatgctaaaattttaataaaattgttattttatcatttgtgtagtgtttcaaaaagtaaTCACAAAAAAATAGATTTACAGCGGTGAAAAAGGTACATAATACgattattcacaaaatttaattttgccagttctataaaggattcagttttgtgaataaggccattattttcttttatttaatatttttcaacAATAAGTATATCGTTCAACTTATCTGTATGTAACATATGTGTGAcgcaattgaattgaaatttgaattttgttctAGTTGGCAACTCGGCAATGCTCATTAAATCGATTTTCCCCACCAGGGGGCGATTTGATTGTTAACAGAGACGGTAAATCTAAAATGTCGGTTACTAATTGTAAAAGCATACATAATACCaatatgtcattaaaattaTGACGCTACGTCATAAATGTGCTTTATGGGAATTCAGTCTCATTTAAATTATAGCTCAATGATagataatgcaaatttgcccatgaacattccgttaaaggctctattacacgacACTTAGTTGTCTTAGTCATTTTTTCACATTTGTACATGTACATGTCTTGTGATataaacgaaactaacatatgaaaatcacttttcgaaatagcacatgtaatttttttcgattagagcgtgctccACTACttttgacaaaaacataaagaaatcagctttttttgttgtcagtcgaatgaaaacaatcccaaattaaattgttttcacccACATTTATGATTTAACAAACTTTCTCACAACTATAACAATTTTTACGTTGTCAATGTCATAGGAAAATAATATACAGGTATGATAGCAAAactgatgaatcgtatgtaaattgacgattttgacaaacattttcaattatatgtgaatacaaaaagtgacatgtcataagacatcaacatgccgtgtaatagcccCCTAAATAATGCAAATCACGATTAGTCATTTCTTATTATCTGTTATTGCATCttatcgataacttaccagtacaactttgcactgatgTTTTATCCAGACATGGAGAAATTTGTATATGAGTTTCTTGATGCCACTTGAGGATCTTGGCCAGGTACTCGATTCCCGGTACGTACAGATTTTTGAGCACCAGTATATGGATTCCATTAGAGTACAGCCTCTTAGACGAATGACGTTTGCAACTTTGTCCCCCAGTTGTTTGAGATGTGTCTCCCGAATCTTTAAAAAAACGCTAAgtgtcatggcgaaacaattaaaggtggtctcatttgtacaacaagcacaaatcatatggtgcaatccgccatattgcaaatttgcacaaatgtttactggaagtcgttcgcataCATAATTTGCCATTAaaagagagcgggagagtgtGTGAGAGCAAGCACGcttttgagagtttggtaattgagagcttgcaaatttctactggaagtTTTTTTCCTAGCAGAAATTTGCATCATTGAACATTGTGAAAACCacatattttgttcaaataaatagcaaaagggATTAAAGGTTGTACTTACTTTCTTGCAACTTTTTACTGGCAAATTGTTACGCGAACAGTCCTATTGTTCACTACTCAACTAAAGAAACTTGCTCTTGTGTTTGTGCGTGTGCAAGTAAAATGATAGAAAGAGGAACACAACAAAGAGAAGGTAACGTCCAAAAAAAATGGGTTGGTTTGTTGTGAATGTAAACACAGAATTGACATCTTTataccgtcaaactggccggctgtttttttcagctgttcgcatggAAAGTAAAGAtgaaaaataaacgaaaaaaattaaaagaataaaGAATTTTAAGAGATCTGTGAATGAACAATGCAACTAATTTAGCAAGTTCAATGAATTGTGGAAATTGTTTTGCTTTTAAACACTAATAGCCTGTTTATCGACGCCGACGCAGGCGTTAATTCGAgccgcaaacgaaaaaaaactgaTTTCCGTTTGTGTATTTCACTTAAAACGAAGAATTTATCGAACGACAAGTTGAACAAAAACGTAGGCATTCCCATGCAAGAATGGGTTCATGTATATCGTAACAGTTGTCAAAAATGCAAGGCAAATGTCAAAAGCAGTCATTTGATATTTTGCTTTCGAGCGAGAACTTTTtagcaaaaatggaaaataaaaaacaagtgatACTATAAAATTACATATATTTTAGCATTTAAGAAACATAGATGCCTACACCGGATTCTATGATCAAAATATGGGGCCAACAAATGTTGTCTATAATAATTTACTGATATCTCTCTTAAGCGTACCTAGCAAATTTGGACACAAATTTGAGATTTTAGGAGCTCCAAAATTCATGATACAACTAAGATatagcgtcattagcacaacaacaaaaatctacccccaacgaaattACGTTGTGTGGCAAACGccttaaattgaaatgtcaaagtggttttagaaataaacttagAGTAAAGAAAGTCAAAACATAGCTGCACAATCGCACTTACAAATTGTAGTAGATCAGGAGATATCGAAAAAACACCCCTATGGCTTTTCCAAAATCGTAAGCATTTGAAAACGAAAACATTGACTTTCGTATGTGCGGGGGAGAAATTGAATTCACTGAAAAAGATTCGATTTCAAGCGATtgctctttgtttgtttttattatttttcgacatccataaaAAGgctataaattatttaaaaaatgtactTATGTTTTTTCACAGAttttattttcccatttcctttttctgctCTCTTAATCTGAATACTttgttctgctttcggaatagtcgctgaaatgttaaattgtgtcacgagcaaaatttgacagcaatcataAGTTTTTGCTTTCATATCAAAAGAGGATGTTTTTCTGCACTTattgatttatatttttttgctattaaataaaataacagaAAAAACGAACCCTTGaaatcaataaaacaaacaaaaattaaaaacgttaccattaattttttttgccattctcCTTAACGTAAGCACAGTACAACTTTTTAGCCATTTCGCCcagtttttttatatggagtttgacagcattccgctagTACAGATGAACAGTGAGTTAGGGAATCCTGGTTCTGTGTTTAATTAGACAATTCTCAAGTGAAATGTGGTCAATTTTTGCAACACTAATCATCAGCTAAATAGATTAGCctacaataaaatatttatttcatcatTAAGATTGCTTGATTTGTTCAAAGTTTATTTCCATTTTCGCTGTGAAACGCGAAGTGAAGACTTTTCTGGCAACACTGTCATGAAATTTccctttgccccaaaaaatCATGAAACTTAAAAAAGTACCCATCCTTTGAGTTTACCATCTCTGACTGTGCTATTTGACAGTTGCTGAAATGTCatgccgtgttttttttttggacgatAACATTGAATTCGCTAGAATGTGTGTAAAAAACTTACATGgaaaaatcgtaaaataaagttttaatcaTGCACAAAAGAACTTAGAAAGAATTGTTTTCATTTCAACTGGCCGGGAAATAGACACCTCATCAGCTTAATACAAGGAATCACTCAAGGAAACTTATAACAAGAGCAAAATCAAAAGGTGTGAACGGTTTGCAGTAAAAGTGAAAAGTCTGTATCACGAATATGTATCTGTATCTCTAATAAGTGCAGTAGTTTTCCTAATGCGAATTCTTAGTCAAGATTGTTGTAACAGCATAAGGGGCTAAGTAAATCTCGGAAATTTATATCAAGCGGTCGAATACTCCCAGTATGTATGTAGTGTTTTGGGTCTATATGCAATGACCGCTCGTCGGCCGTTGTCGTTTGGAACATCCTTCTATACATTGTTTTTGGTATACATATATGTTGTGTGGTGACAGATAGAAAATTATTGCCCCGGAAAGATATAATTGCTGTTTGACTGTTTGTGACGACTTAAGCCGGAATATGGAAAAGCAAGAGGTATTAAATTACATGGAAAGCGTAAATGCTGGAGCAGCGGTAGTGCCGCCGGCACCGCCTCAATTGATGGATGCTGCTTTACAATACGGAATGTATGGCATGTTGGGTCATCCACTTGCTGCTGGAATTGGAGAGATGCCTGCACCAGTCAATGTAGAGAATAGTATCCAAATGCAACATCAAATATCCCTTCaagagcagcagcaacagcagagTCAACAtcttcagcagcagcagcagcatataGAACAAACACAAACGCAGCCACTGCAACACCAACCTCAtttggaacaacaacaaaaagagcaAGAGCTTACATCGCCGCCttcccaaaatcaaaatcagGAACAGATAGCAGGCCCCCATGATATTTCATCAACGGCCGCCGTTGATTCCAAGGAAAGCCATGATACTCCTATTGCACCTTCCTCAAACACCACCCCCAGCATGGATACCCTAGACTCTGCCGAAAGCCAAAAGCGTAAAAATTCCATGCAGGCAAATGACAATAGTTTGTTGGTCAAAAAACAACATCTTAACCAAATGGCCgaagaaaaggaaaaagaaaagaaaaaatcaagTTTGCGAAAAAATATTCGTGAAGTAATGGACACCAATCAGTTGGACACAAACACCTTGAAAGCTCAACATGAGGAATCTGAACGTTTGGCTCGCATGGCCGAACAACAGAAACTTCTGCGAGAGTATCAACAGAGAGAAGCAGTATTAACGCATTTCGATAGGTTTGTCAATGAGCATCGGGTAAAAGACCCGGCAGATCTTCTGCTCGACGACAAGAAAAAGGCGGCCAGTATTAAGAGCAGTAATCATCAAGACCAGACAGCGGGGATAAAAGATGATGTTGAACTAGACGACGAGGATGAGGCCAAGAAAAGTCCTGCTGATTCAATGGTTGAGAGCAACGACTCGAAAAGCTTGGAAGAGAAAGACACACCTCCCGCTGAAGTTGTTACCATCGATGACAGTTCCGATGATGATGATTGCATTGTGCTCTCTGACGATGAGGCTGAGGAGGAAgatgatgacaatgatgatCCTCACAATAGTGGCATGCATGTCAAAGACGAATTCAATGTTCCGGATCACTTAGGACGCGTTGTCATCAATGTTGGTCATCCAGATGATGAGGAGGACATATTCATAGCTCCCCAAATAGCCCGCACTATTAAACCCCATCAAATAGGTGGGGTTCGTTTTCTATTCGACAACATTATCGAGTCTCCCAAACGTTTCAACGATTCTGGAGGCTTTGGCTGCATTTTGGCGCACTCTATGGGTTTGGGCAAAACTCTGCAGGTCGTTTGTTTCTGTGATATATTCCTTAGGTACACGCCTTCCAAGTATGTCGTTTGCGTCATGCCCATTAACACATTGCAAAACTGGAATGCCGAATTCGATATGTGGATTCCTAAGTACTCGGACAATCCCGAGTACATAAGGCCTCGAGAATTCGATGTATTTGTACTTAATGACCAGCAGAAGACGCTTACAGCCAGAGCCCGCATCATTCTGCAGTGGAAAGAGAAAGGAGGGGTCCTACTAATAGGCTATGAACTGTTTCGCCTGCTGGCTCTCAAGCTGAGCTCGGCCGGAAAGCGTCGCAGCAAGAAACAAATGAATATGGACAACAATGATTCTCGCAGTCCCCTTATGGACGAAGTCTACGAAGCTTTAGTTAAGCCTGGGCCGGATTTAATCATCTGTGATGAGGGACATCGCATCAAAAATGCCCAGGCCGGTATATCTCAGGCTCTCAAACAAATTCGCACGCGTCGGCGCATTGTGCTCACCGGTTATCCTCTGCAAAACAATCTGCTGGAATATTGGTGTATGGTGGATTTTGTTCGCCCCAATTACTTGGGTACACGCACCGAGTTCTGCAACATGTTCGAGAGGCCCATACAAAATGGGCTTTGTGTAGATTCTACACCTGATGATATAAAACTGATGCGTTTTCGTGCCCATGTGTTGCACTCTTTGCTAGTGGGCTTTGTACAAAGGCGTTCACATACGGTGCTGCAACAATCGCTGCCGGAAAAACAGGAATATGTTATACTAACACGCATGTCGGAGTTGCAGAAGCAGCTATACGATACCTTCATGAATGACATTGTGCGCACAAAGAATGTCCCGAATCCTCTGAAGGCTTTTGCGGTTTGCTGTAAGATATGGAATCATCCTGATGTATTGTACGATGCTATGAAAGCTGCTGAAACCGGCATGGATATGGATATCGAGGGAGTAGATGAAGTTGATACATTGGCTCCACACCCACCGCATCCAAAAACTACAGCAACGGCAAATATGCATAAGAATGGCTTCCCACCTCCCGTTCCGGGACTACCACCACCTGCTGTGCAGCAACAAAGTCTGTTGTCAACTTCAAGCTCATTAGTAGAGAACGGTTCAAATGGTATCACAGTTTCCAATGACAACTCCAACTCTAACTCAATGCCCAAAGCCCAATTTTTAGATCAAAATGAAATGCCAAACCCTACACAAGTGACAAATGAAGTGGCGATTGCAGCAAATAAGCAAAATAATTTCCAAAGGTAAGTTGAGGCATTCCTTATTTAGGCTATTAAAGTTTGCATTTGTGTTTCCTTTTCAGTCCCTCACTTTTTTCCGATTTAAATCAATATGAAAATTCCTCAATGAATAGCAGTGGCAGCGGTGGCTACCACCAGGATTTACAACCCAATTATTTTTCCTATCCCACCATGATGCACACCATGGGTAGTCCTCTAAAGCCAAATTATGTTGGTTGCATGCTAAAACAAACACAAGGTGGTGCCCCGGGTGAAACCACTGCCTTAGAAGATAGTCTAAATTCATCATCGGAAATTGTCGACTTGGATACCAATGAAATCAAAACTATTGAAACCGATATTGATATGGACAAAAACATATCGTTAGACAGGGCGACGTCGACAACAGGAGTAACAGGAGCTGGCATTGAGAGTTCCACCGATACATCATCCAGCATGCACAATGAAACTGAGACGAAATCGGAAACGGGAAGTGTTGTGAGTAGCTCCATAGCCACCACCGAAAGTAATGATGTTGATCAAAAGAAAGGTCCCGAAAAAATTACCTACGACTGGGCcaccaaattttttaagaaatatgaACCCGGCCTCATAGTGAATTCTCCcaaaatggaaatatttttttgcatactCAACGAAAGCGTACGCATTGGTGATCGCGTTTTACTATTTAGCCAAAGTCTCTTGACATTGAATGTAATAGAGAAATTTCTGCAGACAACAAATATGCCGGGCTCCACGGAATCATGTTGGTTGTACAATACGCACTACTTTCGTAAGTTTAAAACATCAATTAAGGAGGAAAGGGGGTTTAAAGTTCTAACTTtgatgaaaatgtttttttcttataGGTTTAGATGGCTCCACCACATCTCAAGAGCGAGAAAAGTTGGTCAATGAATTTAATTCGAATGAAAATGTTAAATTGTTCCTTATTTCAACTAAAGCTGGATCTTTGGGTATAAATCTAGTTGGAGCTAATCGTGTTATCATTTTTGATGCCAGTTGGAATCCATGTCACGACACACAAGCCATTTATCGAATTTACAGGTATGTACGGAATATATCATTAAAAGTCTTAAGTTGGCATATGAACACCTAAGTTGCCGGAATAAGTATAAATGGTGGTATAAATAAAAAGGAACCAAAGCCTTTCTCTGGAACGCATCTTTCATAAAGAAATTATCTGGTCTTAAAGCGCACTGCTTATTTTTGGTTTGCCGATATATTCTATCAACGTAGAATGGCCCATAAAGTCTCTCTCTCTAACTCGCCATATACTCTCAAATCTGCATCCGCGAATACATATGCTCTTTTAACCTTTTTCCACTTTCTAAGCACACTGTCTGAATCGGTTACCAGAGTTATTTTTTATCACCGCAGAATGAGGGCACTATTGAGAAAATTATATGTGGCCGACAAATCGTTTGTTcgattcaaaatttattaacgTAATGACATAAAACAAAATAGTGGTAGTCAATATGGGATTGttgaatgtttgtttgtagaacTTTTACTTGGTTCTAGAAATGTTCTTGTTGGTGTTGTATATCTTCCGCGGGGAAATTTTCGGGCATTTGAAAGTGAAGTTGCTGATGTTTTGGTGAGATACTCTGACGTCATAATTTTGGGAGATTTCAATAATAATCTTTTTGATCTGTCGTCTTCTTATAGTGTGCGCGAAAGTTGTAGGCGGCTTAATGTTTCAATTGTCCACAACTCTATACCTACTCATTTTAGTGATGTACATAATTCTACTTCTTTACTTGACTTTGTTCTTGTAAGTGATCGTAGTTGTGTCTGTGTTTCTAACCAGGTTGTTTGTCCCAGTATATCGGATCATGCGTTTATTTTCGTGTCCCTTAACGTTTCAGTCCTTAATGTTTTGCAGTTCTTTGAATATGTTGATTATAATGCTTTGAGTTGTGATGATTTGCAGGAAATTGTTTCGTCTACTGATTTTTCCGCTTTGTATTCCACTAGTGACGTTGATTTTCAATGTAGTAGTTTTAGTAGCTGTCTTGGGTCTATCCATAATGcgtttcctataaaaaaaaggGTGATAAGGGCTAGGAGTGAGGATTGGTTTAGCAATCCCCTCATTTCATATCATCTATCGCTTCGAGATTTGGCTTTTAAATCTTTCTTGGAGAATAGATCCAATGTTAAGTGGCGAATTTATTGTAGAGCCAGGAATAAAGCCAAATCTGTTATAAGAAAGGTTAGAAGGGAAGCGAATGTACTGCAGTTTGAGGGCAATAAAAGCACAAAGCAGTTATGGTCGTTGTTAAAATCCAATGGACTTGGCAGTTGCAAGTCGTATGATTGTGATTTGAATGTGGAGGATTTGAATACGACCTTTAATAAAAACCAATTGGACTCCCAAAGTAGTTCTCTCGGGGAGTATGACTATAGTGGTTTTGCTTTTCAACGGGTGGAGTTGTGGGAGTTGGATAAGGCTTTTTCTGCCATTAAGTCCAATGCAGCAGGTGTAGATGGTttctcattaaaatttcttaagaaaGTCTATCCTCTTGTGTCTTGTCATCTGTTACATCTTGTAAATTCTATTTTGTTAACTTCTTATTTTCCGTCCGATTGGAAATTAGCCAAAATAGTGCCCGTTGGGAAAAAACAGTCTTGTCACGCTCTGAAGGAGTTCCGTCCGATTTCTATTTTACCTATTTGTTCTAAGATTGTCGAGCATGTTATTAAATGTCAAATGTCTGGCTATTTGGAAAGTAATCGTTTTATTTGTGATGCCCAGTGTGGATTTAGGCGAGGTAGAAGTACAGCCTCATTGTTATTGGGTTTGACAGATTCTATCCGGTCAAACATGGGTGGAACACGTTTTTGCGTGCTATTGTCTTTAGATTTGGAAAAGGCATTTGACAGAGTGGATTTTGGCCTTCTTCTTAGTAAATTAAAGTCCGTTTATAAGTTTTCGACCAGTGCATGTACATTGTTATGCTCGTATCTTACAGGTAGGAGCCAGTTTGTTTGTGTTGATGGTAAATGTAGCAGTGTTCTTTCTGTAAGAAGCGGTGTTCCTCAGGGTTCAGTATTAGGTCCACTtctttttgtgttatttgtcaATGATGTTTTTTCTCGTCTGGATTGTTGGTGCACTCCATttgcatatgctgatgacatccAATTGCTTTTTAAGGGTGATAATCGATTTTTGAATGTTTTTCAGacgaaaattaattttgcgATGGAGTCGTTACGTGAGTGGATGGCGGAGAATAGGTTCAGTGTTAACGCTTCTAAAACTAAAgccctttttttattttcgggCTGTCACAATCATGTTAGTGTTAGATATAATAATGTAGATATTGAATTTGTGCAAAGCATTGATTGTCTTGGTGTTCAGCTGGATGACAGGCTTCGGTTTGATCGGCACGTTAGTTCCGTGGTGTCTAAGGTTAACTTTTCTTTAAGAAGCCTGTATACCACGAGTTTATATTTACCGCTCTTTGTGAGGGAGCGTTTGGCGCATGCATTAGTTTTGCCGGCCATTTTATATTGTCTGGAGGTGTACTCAAGTGCGTCGCAAGGGAGCATGCATCGTATTCAGgtcgcttttaacaatatgatTCGTTTTGTTTACGGTGTAGGTCGTCGTGTTCATATAACTCCCTATGTGTGTCGTTTTCTCGGTTGTGATTTCCCGTCGTATGTTAATTATCGTTTGCTTTTGTTTCTCTTTAAGTTATTGAAATGTCGGTCTCCAATTTTTCTTgttaatgaatttaatttttgtcattcTACCAGAACTAATCATTTGGTTCTTCCGAGGGTAGATAattttttgagtagtacttttttTGTAAGGGTTGCACGTTTGTACAACTCCTTGCCTACGGATTTAAAGAATTTCAGTTTGTCAACAAGATCTTTATCAAATCGTCTTCGTCTACACTTTCAgcgcttttaatttttgtgtcaaATTGCCAACAACTTTAACGGAATGTTTTTATCGTGCGTATTAttggtaatttatttattttttgattttagtattacttatttttttccattttgtttaaatctttttttttttttgttaagtgatattttttaattatttttttttcaagctcttttatttataattcttgataatttgttttcaaagccaaaagt
The genomic region above belongs to Stomoxys calcitrans chromosome 5, idStoCalc2.1, whole genome shotgun sequence and contains:
- the LOC106083436 gene encoding helicase ARIP4, whose amino-acid sequence is MEKQEVLNYMESVNAGAAVVPPAPPQLMDAALQYGMYGMLGHPLAAGIGEMPAPVNVENSIQMQHQISLQEQQQQQSQHLQQQQQHIEQTQTQPLQHQPHLEQQQKEQELTSPPSQNQNQEQIAGPHDISSTAAVDSKESHDTPIAPSSNTTPSMDTLDSAESQKRKNSMQANDNSLLVKKQHLNQMAEEKEKEKKKSSLRKNIREVMDTNQLDTNTLKAQHEESERLARMAEQQKLLREYQQREAVLTHFDRFVNEHRVKDPADLLLDDKKKAASIKSSNHQDQTAGIKDDVELDDEDEAKKSPADSMVESNDSKSLEEKDTPPAEVVTIDDSSDDDDCIVLSDDEAEEEDDDNDDPHNSGMHVKDEFNVPDHLGRVVINVGHPDDEEDIFIAPQIARTIKPHQIGGVRFLFDNIIESPKRFNDSGGFGCILAHSMGLGKTLQVVCFCDIFLRYTPSKYVVCVMPINTLQNWNAEFDMWIPKYSDNPEYIRPREFDVFVLNDQQKTLTARARIILQWKEKGGVLLIGYELFRLLALKLSSAGKRRSKKQMNMDNNDSRSPLMDEVYEALVKPGPDLIICDEGHRIKNAQAGISQALKQIRTRRRIVLTGYPLQNNLLEYWCMVDFVRPNYLGTRTEFCNMFERPIQNGLCVDSTPDDIKLMRFRAHVLHSLLVGFVQRRSHTVLQQSLPEKQEYVILTRMSELQKQLYDTFMNDIVRTKNVPNPLKAFAVCCKIWNHPDVLYDAMKAAETGMDMDIEGVDEVDTLAPHPPHPKTTATANMHKNGFPPPVPGLPPPAVQQQSLLSTSSSLVENGSNGITVSNDNSNSNSMPKAQFLDQNEMPNPTQVTNEVAIAANKQNNFQSPSLFSDLNQYENSSMNSSGSGGYHQDLQPNYFSYPTMMHTMGSPLKPNYVGCMLKQTQGGAPGETTALEDSLNSSSEIVDLDTNEIKTIETDIDMDKNISLDRATSTTGVTGAGIESSTDTSSSMHNETETKSETGSVVSSSIATTESNDVDQKKGPEKITYDWATKFFKKYEPGLIVNSPKMEIFFCILNESVRIGDRVLLFSQSLLTLNVIEKFLQTTNMPGSTESCWLYNTHYFRLDGSTTSQEREKLVNEFNSNENVKLFLISTKAGSLGINLVGANRVIIFDASWNPCHDTQAIYRIYRYGQKRSCFVYRLVMDKCLEKKIYDRQIKKQGMSDRVVDECNPDAHLSIKDVTNLCYDYDDDDENKTTNSGDFSKPLESYTDTIMKIILTEYKTHLTKQPFFHESLLVDRKNDKLSQAEKRQAHRSYEMQKKTSSKTAIYSTTGRSPYQTVRPIQNRTTTTQKHSSGLRSTRWIPAEVWQKQGMTAQEMSLPLDVVIPTNSSNKSKIIIKAGQRVMVLKSAKGIYMQLDSGKIIAIRTLNKPNVPSTEKSDVIDITGESDSITSRDSKTEKSDSDTTTTSTIAPSPKDPSNAMETTTTKHPTNVVETRLESGASATASTSSSSSNSKQMDLFNSSTNTDTNLYKTKNSLEKDSKTLTRAADKPETTTTSFQQRLPLSQQQQPQQQSQTAQPQNPHIPHTQTLNEQHQLQNAHNQQPIATPHTNAPPLMHSQTPTTYTPHQPYNFYSQHQNPRSSQLYSSRGAEISASFHQPTTQFSDYPTYGSHQPHQSSRYHPSNSSHSDLAASSSSSHGHALAAHPHPHAQSISDFYYYPQWSSFMLASPSTNNESPHLMHNSNAAAAAATYPPIPPPTHAHSHHAKVQPNTHQQWQQHYHP